Within Chiloscyllium punctatum isolate Juve2018m chromosome 20, sChiPun1.3, whole genome shotgun sequence, the genomic segment TGtctgcctgtgagtgtgtgtctgtgtgtgtgactgtgtgtgtgtcgtgcagtggggtcacctgcagtgtgacacgaacccaaggtcccagttgaggccatccccatggataccgaacttggctatcagtctctgtTTGGCCATtttgtgttgttgcctgtcctgaagtccatcttggagaatggtcacccaaaggtgcaaggtcaaatgtcctggactgctgaagtgttctccaactgggagggaacactcctgtctgttgattgttgtgcggtgacCACTCATCTGTTAccgtagcctctgctcagtctcaccaatgtaccttGCCTCAGGGCATTGTTGCCTGCAGCGtgtgagatagacaacattgaccgagtcacatgagtacctgccatgtacatatTGGGAGGAGTCCCCAcctgtaatggtggtatccgtgtcgaCATTCTGACATGTCCTGCAGCATCTActgtgacaaggttgtatggtgttgtcctgacgCCAGAGAGTTTACTACGAACAGtgacctgtttgaggtttggtggttgcttaaaggtgagaagtggaggtgtggggaaggtgctGGCAAGGTGCTCAtcttcattgataatgtgttgcaggctgcaaagaacatggcgtagttttttggctcctgggaagtactggacaatgaagggtaccctctctcatacacaagttttctctcatatgctcacacacacatgcaccctctcacagacttagacccctttacactcacattcATGCACATACACgtacaaacactctctcactgacactcatACTCCCCCGCCCTCCGCACATACATCCACAtacccacccacatacacacacacatataagtttgtggggtgtatttgtacttgcagaattacatgttattttgctcaaaagctgcatgaatgcatgtaagattctgttttagatagaatcagtctgaacagtggggtacagacagcctcacacagggaaggaacaccttcaatgtattatctgggccaacatggcacctacggttaaagttcacttgataatgtaactttaaaaaagttctgggatttacatttgaaagaactgaaaccaacatgcccttgCTAAAAGATGAcaaacttaacaaacaatccaggtctttttcaatatacaatttcagttacatcacactgcaaacttttgctataaattctgtgtctcatgatcttatactccacaagcaccagatgaaggagcagcactccgaaagttagtacttccaaataagcctgtcggactataacctggtgttgtgtgatttttaactttgaacgaTAAGTGTCAGTATGTGACGCTCTGTGCTTGTATATCTTCCCCTTTATCAGATGTGAATGGTTTCACATACACATATTCACATACACATTATCTTTTTGTTATATTAATTACTCTAATATTAATCTATTAGACAACCAATAGAAATCTACTAACTCCTAAACTTATAGATCAGGTAAAGCAAGGGTCCAAAAACTGATCCCTGGAGAACTCCACTCCAAACTCTCTTTCAGTCCAAAAGATATCAATTATCCACCACTCTCGTTCCTAAAACTCAGTCAGTATCACACCAATGTTAGTCCTATCTTTTTAATGCATGAGCTTATAAGTCTGGCCTTGTGGCATTTTGTGAATTGTGTTTTTGGAAGTTTACACACaccacatcaagagcattttCCTCATCAAACCATTCAGCAAGttagaatcaaagaatccctacagtatggaaagacGTTTTTTGAACTATTGAGTCTaaattgaccctccaaagaatatccctCACAAAATTAACCCCTCCgccatatccctgtaaccccatatttaccatggctaatccaactggCCTGTACAgctggaggaaactggagaacctggtggaaacccacacaggaaaAATACTAGCACCTAAAATGGGACATGAGCACATgactctggaattaagagtcctcTGCTCTACCAACTGAGCTAGCCAGGCCACAACTGAACTAGCGAGGTCATAAGTTAGTTAAACAAGATTTTCTCTTCTGAATCCTATATTTGTCCAAGTAATAATTAGTTTTGTCCTGATTCTCAAAATGTCTCCACCATGCACCCTTGGATTGATTTGCCCACATTGCTGGGCTTATGTTTATGTTCTTTTTTGAACGAAAGCGACACATGGGTCATTCTTCATTTCTCTGGCACCATTCTTGAGTTCAACACAACTGAGAAATTATTGTGGTGCCTCCATAATTTCCACCCTCACCTTGCTCAACATGTTTGGATGCAAGTTTACAGGTCCTGGTGCCTTATCAATTTAAAACTTTCTCTTTATCAGTTTAAaattctctttgttcaccaaGGGACCACTTTTTCCTTGATAAATACAAATGCAAAGTTTTGACTTAATACCACAACTGTATCCCCTGCATCCATGAATAGATTCCCCTTTGGTCCCTAATCAGCCCCACTCCTTTTACTGTCTCTTTACCATTTATATGCATTTAGAAGACTTCCAAGTCAACTGCCTGACCCTTTCCATAtgtcctctttctttctcttctttgcttTTACATTTGTCCTCTGAGCCTTCTATGATCAACCTAGCTCTTTGTTGTACTATTCATTTGATATCTGCCGTAAGCACAGAGGTTCTGCATTCATTCGTCCTATCTTTCTCTGGCATAGGCATATTCTTTAACTGTACCCAAAATATCACTCCTTTGAAAGTAGCCCATTATTTCTGCCAACCATTGATTCAATTATTTAGTCCTGATCCATTCTTACCCCTCAACAAATCTGATAAACATCCTTCTTGCAAAGGAAAAAGCAAAAGCAAGTCTTTCTTCCACATTGCTTTATTTACAATAGCCTGTACAATAGAAACCTAGGCTATTTTTCCTTTCCAAAGAGCTACTTCAACCGGTAGAAACTGGCATTAATAATATTTTAATAGCCTAACTAAGTCACACCTTCACAACAGCTGGGATTTGAACTCTGACAAATACAAAATCCATTTCAAATACTTTAACCTATCTCCAATTAATGTTAGCTAGTTATTATCACAATTTcaagcatgcacacatacatgctCAGTTGGCACAGCAGTTGAAACCTTAGCATGAAGTTTGCTTTCCCCCTGTAATGTCCAGgaattgttctttgttcttttccacAGCCAACCAAAGATATAATGCTCACTTAAGGAGGTCTTGTGCAGTGGTAGTATTATACCTCAGGACAAGAAGGATTTAAGTCTCATTTGACCCAAATATATTTTATACCATGTTTGAGCAGATTAATTACTGTTCCttgtcagagtcaaaaagtgaagagatggaaaagcacagacatgacattcctgatgaagggcttatgcttgaaatgtcgactctcctgctccttagatgctgcctgactagctgtgcttttctaggGCTAAACATTttggctctgacctccagcatctgcagtcctcactttctccttctgatTACTGTTCAGTAACCATTCCAGTACTGGCTTGCGTAAGTGCATCTGGCCTTGTCTTCTCTGTAATTGTAACAATCGGCAATACGATGCTCTCAAATTCCGACTTCCTCTCATTATAACAGCTCATGCATTTCTCTGTCCTTTCATTCCACAGCAGGTGAGCCTAAAGCTGGCTGAGTCCCATGATCTAGAATTCCCTCATTAAACTCCTTCTCTTATTACAGCCCTCACTAAAAGCCACCTCTGTGATCCAGTTTGTGACCgttgcttctcataattttgttttGGCTTGGAATGCTGTCTTTTAATTAAAAGaaaattcacaggatgtgggtactGCTGACTGAGCCTTTATTGCCCATATCTAGTTCCACTGAGGACTGTGAAGAGCCTATTGATTTGGTCTGGGGTCATATGTTGGCCAGCAAATCTCCTTCCCTAAGAGGGCATTAATGATCCAATGACTCTGAGATTACTATTAGATATTCATTGCAgatgttgttgaattcaaattcaccaTCTGCTATGACAGGATTTGATTCTAGAACCCATGGGTGcctagattaatagtctagcaataatacaaCTTGAGCATTACTCATCTATTACAGGACTATGTGTTCTGGGAGCTATGTAGGTGCAAATTATTAAGAATGTAGCAATAAGAGTTGAAGGGAAATCAAAGTAAACAAGACAGATTTAAAGGGGTCAATATGAAGAAGGGTAAAAGACAGCATCTTATTCAACTAATCACTAACCATGGGGGTGGGAGGAGTGTACATTGGTGTTATGAAAGTATTATCAGTTATCACATTTGGAAATACTCTCTATACTCATCACTTGCGAACAAGTATGATTGTCCACCTAAGTAAATTCCTGTGTTACTGGTCATGGGCTCTGTGGGTCCTTGAGTAGTTGATGAGCCCTATCCCAGAGCTGCATCTCCAACCACACATTTGGCAGGTGTTTCTGGGAGAAGGGATTGGTCCTTGGCCTTGAGATCATTGGCATTCCTTTCTCCAGTTCCTTTTTTGTACTTCCTCTTGCCAACAGGTGATCTCAAGGAAATATATCCTGCCCACAGGATTTTCTTCTGATGCATACATTGACATCTGTGTGGCATTTCTTGAAGGAAGCACTCAGGGAGTCTTTGAATATACTTTGTATGGCACACTCTGCctgtatagcatgcaaaacaacacttctcactgtatctcagtacatgagacaacaataaatcaattaaTCAAACAATGCCTTTGACCTCCTCTCGTTCGAGTGTCTTCCTTGAGTTGAATGAATAAGATCTGCTTTGGTAGTCAGAACTTAGGCAACTTAAACACATGACTAGTCCAGTGGAGTTAATTTCGGATAATCATGGCCTCAATGCTGGCGTTTTTAGCTGCTTCATGGTTGCTGTTTTGAGTAGATCTGTTTTCCCACCTGATGCAGAGAATTCATCACAAACAACCCTGATGGTACTTTGTGATTGGCATCTATACATAGTTCAAGTTTTGGAACCATTCAAAAGGGTTGGAAGGATGACTGCCTTATTCACAAAGATCTTGGTATCAGGATGGATGACACAGTCATTGAAGATTCTCATCCTTAGGTTTTCAAATGTGGCGCTCACAGGTTGGATGCAGTAATGAATCTCTGCATCAGTATCAGCCTTAGATAGAGGTAACTTCCCAGCTAAGGGAAACGTTCCATATTTAGGAGATTTCTCCATTGATGTTAATGGAGGGATGGACCAGAACATGACCTGGGATGGTAAGGGGTTAGAATCTTCTTGAGATTGAGGCTGAGACCAATTCTTTGATTTGCTTCAGCAAAGGCATTAAGTGAGGCTTGAGGATTCCCTTTCAAGACAGCAGTAATGACATTGTCTCCACAAACTGCAGTTCTACAAATGAGGCCAGTGTTGTTTCCTTCTTTGATTTCAACCGGTTGAAGTTGAAAAATTTTCCAACCATCCTGTATATAATGATCACACCACTGGGACGTTTATTCTTGATCAGATGAAGAATGGTGGTGAGGAAGATTGAGAAAATGGTGGGGGTGATGACACATTGCAGTTTGACTTTTGTTTTGATCTCAAAGGGTCCTGTCCATTACTGATATGTTCTAACAGAGGAATTTGATTACTTTCATTGGACAGCCAGCTTTTGACagagtcttccatcacacttccTGATTAACTGGAcacaacctgtccatgccaaccagatatcccaacgcaatctagtcccacctgccagcatccggacCATATCCCTCAATATATCCATCCaggcaccttttaaatgttgcaattgtaccagccttcaccacttcctctggcagctcattccatacacgtaccacccagggagatagtgaggaaagagatcaatatgagactggtacagttgagaaaagaagtgagtcaaacagtcagggcaggcagggacaaagtaggactaataaattaaactgcatttatttcaatgcaaggggcctaatggGGAAGGTAGATGAAtacagggcatggttaggaacatgggactgggatatcaaagcaattacagaaacacggctcagggatgggcaggactggcagcttaaggttccaggatacaaatgctccaggaaggatagaaagggaggcaagagaggagggggtgtggcatttttgatgagggaaagcattacagctatgctgagggaggatattcctggaaatacatccagggaagttatttgggtggaactgagaaataagaaagggatgatcaccttattgggattgtattatagaccccttaatagtcagagtgtaattgagaaacaaacttgtaaggagatctcagctatctgtaagaataatagggtagttatggtaggggattttaactttccaaacatagaatgggactgccatagtgttaaaggtttagatggagaagaatttgttaagtgtgtacaagaaaattttctgattcagtctgtggatgtaccaatacagaaggtgcaaaacttgaccaactcttgggagataaggcagggcaggtgtttgaggtgtcagtgggagcaCTTCAgggccagtgactataattctattagatttaaaatagtgatggaaaaggatagaccagatctaaaagttggagttctaaattggagaaaggccaattttgatggtattaggcaagaactttcaaaagctgattgggagcaaatgttcacaggtaaagggatggatggaaaatgggaagccttcagaaaggagataacaagaatccagagaaagcatattcctgttgggggaaaggaaagactggtaggtatagggaatgctggatgactaaagaaattgaaggtttgctgaagaaaaagaaggaagcatatgtcaggtatagacaggatagatcgagtgaatccttagaagagtataaaggcacgaagagtatactttagagggaaatcaggagggcaaaaaggggacctgagatagctttggcaaatagagttatggagaatccaaagggtttttacaaataggacaaaagggtgactagggagagtatagggctcctcaaagatcagcaagacgacCTTtgcgtggagctgcagaaaataggggagatactaaatgagtattttgcatcagtatttactgtgaaaaaggacatggaagatatagaatgtagggaaatagatggtgacaccttgaaaaatgtccatattacagaggaggaagtcctGGATGTCTTGAATTGGGTAAAGGCGgatataaatccccaggacctgatcaggtgtaccctagaactctgtgggaagctagagaagtgtttgctgggcctcttgctgagatatttgtattgtttaagaagagtggtaaagacaagccagagaacaatagaccagtgagcctgacgtcagtggtgggcaggttgttggagcgaatcctgagggataggatgtacatgtatttggaaaggcaaggactgattagaaatagtcaacatggctttgtgcatgggaggtcaagtctcatgaacttgattgagttttttgaagaagtaataaattgcattgatgagggcagaacagtagatatgatctatatggacttcagtaaggcattcaacaaggttccccatgggagactggtaagcaaggttagatctcatggaatacagggagaactagccattttggatacagaactggctcaaaggtagaagacagagtggtggaaggttgtttttcagactggaggcctgtgatcagtggagtgccacaaggatcggtgctgggtcctctatttttcatcattttataaatgatttggatgtgaacagttcgtaagtttgcagatgacaccaaaattagaagtGTAggtgacagcgaagaaggttacctcagattacaacaggatcttgatcagatgggccaatgggctgagaagtggcagatggagtttaattcagacaaatgtgaggtgctgcattttgggaaagcaaatcttagcaggacttatacacttaatggtaaggtcttggtgagtgttgctgaacaaacagaccttggagtgcaggttcatagctccttgaaagtggagtcgcaggtaaataggatagtgaagaaggtgtttggtatgctttcctttattggtcagagtgttgagttcaggaattggaaagtcatgttgcagctgtacaggatatcggttagaccattgttggaacattgcatgcaattctggtctccttcttattggaaagatgttgtgaaatctgaaatagttcagaaaagatttacaaggatgtggcctcctctatattggggagacaggccgcctacttgcggaatgtttcagagaacacctctgggacacccggaccaaccaacccaaccaccccgtagcccaacacttcaactccccctcccactccaccaaggacatgcagatccttggactcatccatcgccagaccatggcaacatgacggttggaggaagagcacctcatcttccacctgggaaccctccaaccacaagggatgaactcagatttctccagtttcctcatttcccctccccccaccttgtctcagtcaaatccctcgaactcagcaccaccttcctaacctgcaatcttcttcctgacctctctgcctccaccccactccggccgatcaccctcaccttgacctccctccacctatcgcattcccaacgcccctcccccaagtccctcctccctaccttttatcttagcctgctggacacactttcctcattcctgaagaagggctgatgcccgaaacatcgattctcctgttccttggatgctgcctgacctgctgcgcttttccagcaacacattttcagctttacaaagatgttgccagggttggaggatctgagctatagggagaggctgatcaggctggggctgttttccctggagcgtcggaggctgaggggtgaccttatagaggtttaccaaattatgaggggcatggatagggtaaataggtaaagtcttttccctggggtcgggagtccagaactacagggcatagttttagggtgagagggaaagatataaaacagacctacgagacaactttttcacgcagagggtggtacatgtatggaatgagttgccagaggaagtgatggaggctggtgcaattgcaatatttaaaaggcatttggatgaatatatgaattggaagggtttggagggatatgggccaggtgctggcaggtggtactagattgggttgggatatctggtcgacatggacgggttggaccaaagggtctattttcgtgctgtacatctctatgactctatagcttctgcccgaaacgtcgattctccagctcctcagatgttgcttgacttgctgtgctttcccaacacCTCACTCTCGACTCTGTTCACTAATACGaggtaaaaaacaatgactgcagatgctggaagctgtTCACTAATACGGTCTAATGACAGCATTCCAACAATCGGTACTGTTTTCGTACACCAGTTGGAGTTGAATAAGAACACTTTCAGTGATCAAAACCCGTTAGATAGTTGGAAGTTGTGATAACTATAGCCACCTTTGTGTGGAGATTTTCTTTAAGAAATGGAGTTTCCTAGATCGCGCCAAGAGAAATATACCATTTAGTTCCAGACTCTTTTCATAAAGGACAATAATGTCTCCTCAGTGTTTTTTCCCAGAGATTTTCTTTTTATCCGCTAAACCGACAAAACACATATCTCTTCTCGTGAAAAGGCTGTGGGCGGGGGAATTATACTCATGAATAGTAGCGGACTCCAATATCATTCATAAGCTCCGACTGAGCTGGTCGCTCGATCGGGATATCTGTTTACTGTAAACTCTCCGCTTACTTCCAACAGTGACTGTCTGGACTTTCTCCAGATACCCGTAGTAACTAGGTTTCAGAATACTGTAAGttgggagaggggggaggtagAATTAAAGAGTTCTGGCTCTTGCCAAACTCAGAAGAACAACTTGTGCTGTCCGTGAACAGAATGCGACTTGCATTTCTCAAATATCTGAAGCAGCCGAGGGGGTGCTGCGGATTCCAGCAGCAGTTCCAATAGGCGTCCGAAGTGCGAACCCTTTCCAACGCCCCTCGCCCGCCCACTCAAGGCTGGCAATGCTGCTGTTGGTGTTATTCCTGAATCCTTGGAGGAGGAGTCAAGGAGACGCAGAGAGCCACTCGTTTCCGCCAACTTCCCTCATGTTGTTCAGAGGCCAGAAGGAGGTTGTTGCTGACCGAGTACAGAGCAAACTCTGCACCGTTTAAATGGGGACTAACGTTCAGCTGGACGATTTCATCGCTGGATGGATTGGAGGTAGGTTTATGGATTTATTATATAAAATGCAAATCACTATCAGTTTAATCACACTGTTTACAAGTTAATTTACTTTGAAACAACTTCCACATTGTGACAATTTCACAATTCTGACATTTCACATTCTTCGCAAACTAATGTTGAAAGCCTAAGAATTTAATTTAAGAGAATGAGTTCGTGTtggtactgggtcttttaagccCTTTAATTGACTGCGTTCCTTCTTTATCGGTGGCTGCTAGGACCGTACAGTTACACGGCTGTGGAACTTCATTCCTCACCCTTCAAAATCCCCGCAGGTTCTGCTCTGTCTGAAATAAAAGccaaaaaaaaactgtggatgctggaaacctgaaaaaaaaacagcccaaaactgctggagagactcagcaggtctggctgcatctatgGACAGGGAAACACTTCCCCCCCACCCGCCAATGGTATTTCTTTGGAAATCAGGAGACCTGCTGAGTCTGTccagcagtttgtttttattcCTGTTCTGAGATGTGGCAGTCTACTAGTCCGTAGGTGGAACTGGTGCCCTTGGTATTCCACAGCCAGGCAAATCGCTTTGCATTGTTATTCACCATGGCCGCTGCAGGGGTAAATCTGGGAAGAACATTCCGCTGTTTTTTGTAACTCAACCCAATTTTTTCCCCCCTCATGGTAGGTGCGGCTAGTGTGATCGTAGGCCACCCCCTGGACACGGTGAAGGTAAATTTCCACTTCCAATTCCGGTCACAGTTAGATTGggaaactctctctcttgttTATATAAAATTCTGTAAACAGCGTCGCTCGCCGCTAAAGTCGCCGAAACCGAGTTTGTGTTTTCTCTGCCTGACTTTGCAAAGTTCATTGCTTTTACAGACTCGCTTGCAAGCCGGTCACGGTTACACCAACACGGTGCAATGTGTGCGAACAATCTTTAAAAACGAACACGTGAGTCTTGCTTGTAGCTGTCCACTTGCATTTAAATTCCGCTCGTTCCGGGAGTAAAATGAGGTCAATAGAAGGTGCGGAGGTGGCTGATTGTGACTGAATCCACTTCCAGGTGGCTGGATTCTTCAAAGGGCTGTCCTTTCCGCTAGCCAGCATCGCCGTCTATAACTCGGTGGCACTCGGGGTGTACGGGAATGCCCAGAGGTTCATCTGTCGCTATCGCTACGGGGAGGACCTCCACCAAAGCCCCGCTCTCTCAGACGTGGCGGCTGCCAGCGCCCTGGTGGGTCTTGTCACGGTGGCC encodes:
- the slc25a48 gene encoding solute carrier family 25 member 48 isoform X4, which produces MGTNVQLDDFIAGWIGGAASVIVGHPLDTVKTRLQAGHGYTNTVQCVRTIFKNEHVAGFFKGLSFPLASIAVYNSVALGVYGNAQRFICRYRYGEDLHQSPALSDVAAASALVGLVTVAIGAPVDLVKIRLQMQTQSVRPGTISWGTATPMDVVKSRLQADGVSETKYKGIVHCIQQSYRKEGLNVFFKGATVNAIRGFPMSAAMFLGYELALKVLRGQ